One window of the Ureibacillus sp. FSL W7-1570 genome contains the following:
- a CDS encoding toprim domain-containing protein — protein MHYEKCIIVEGRSDMMKLAPIFAEEVKIVCTNGTISEDALLELLEPYEECELYTFFDADQSGDKLRKLMKRIYSEATHLNVPKTYMEVANAPRKVLAQLLKEAKFSVHKEYLV, from the coding sequence ATGCATTATGAAAAATGTATTATTGTTGAAGGTCGTTCGGATATGATGAAATTGGCCCCCATATTTGCGGAAGAGGTGAAAATCGTCTGTACAAATGGAACCATCAGCGAAGATGCGTTGCTGGAACTCCTTGAGCCTTATGAGGAATGCGAACTATATACATTTTTTGATGCGGATCAATCGGGCGATAAATTAAGAAAATTGATGAAGCGGATCTATTCTGAGGCTACCCATCTCAACGTTCCGAAGACTTATATGGAAGTGGCGAATGCCCCAAGAAAAGTATTGGCACAATTACTGAAGGAAGCGAAATTTTCAGTACACAAAGAATATTTAGTATAG
- the gcvH gene encoding glycine cleavage system protein GcvH, with product MTVPKELRYTSEHEWVKVEDGKVRVGITDFAQSELGDIVFVELPQVGDEIQMNEPFGSVESVKTVSELYAPVSGKVVEVNTELEDSPELVNESPYEKAWMIVVEPSDASQIDQLLTAEQYEEIISE from the coding sequence ATGACAGTACCTAAGGAATTACGTTATACTTCAGAACATGAATGGGTAAAAGTGGAAGATGGTAAAGTGCGTGTTGGAATCACTGATTTCGCGCAATCTGAACTTGGCGATATTGTGTTCGTGGAACTTCCGCAAGTGGGTGACGAAATTCAAATGAACGAGCCGTTTGGAAGCGTTGAATCCGTAAAAACGGTTTCTGAATTATATGCACCGGTTTCCGGCAAAGTTGTTGAAGTGAATACTGAACTGGAAGACAGCCCGGAACTTGTGAATGAATCACCATATGAAAAAGCTTGGATGATTGTCGTTGAACCTTCAGATGCTTCCCAAATCGATCAATTATTGACTGCGGAACAATACGAAGAAATCATTTCGGAATAG
- a CDS encoding arsenate reductase family protein yields MTLKFIHYPKCTTCKKAQKWLDENGINYEAIHIVEQTPTKEELKSYWEKSGLPLKKFFNTSGQKYRSLGLKDKLNAMSEEEQLELLASDGMLIKRPIVTDGEKVTLGFKEEEFEKTWK; encoded by the coding sequence ATGACGTTGAAATTTATCCATTATCCAAAATGCACAACTTGCAAAAAAGCGCAAAAATGGTTGGACGAAAATGGAATAAACTATGAAGCCATTCATATTGTAGAACAAACTCCTACGAAGGAAGAATTAAAATCCTATTGGGAAAAAAGCGGACTGCCTCTGAAAAAGTTTTTTAACACATCCGGACAAAAGTATAGATCCCTTGGTTTAAAGGATAAACTAAATGCGATGTCCGAAGAGGAACAGCTGGAATTGCTTGCCTCTGATGGAATGTTGATCAAGCGTCCAATCGTGACGGATGGGGAAAAAGTCACTCTTGGATTCAAAGAGGAAGAGTTTGAAAAGACATGGAAGTAA
- a CDS encoding SPFH domain-containing protein has product MGLLKAGVGALAGVLADQWREYFYCDSIPADVIITKGKKRGGKRGFNRKGSDNIISNGSIIAINEGQSMIIVDQGKIVEFCSEPGEYVYDFSTEPSIFYGDLNESVQASFESLGKRFSFGGEPGKDQRIYFFNMKEITGNKYGTPTPIPFRIIDRNIGLDIDISIRCHGEYSYKIVDPILFYTNVSGNVQEEYKRAEIDGQLRSELLTALQPAFAKISAMGVRYSELPQHTMEIAQALNEVLSDKWRKQRGIEIVSFGINAVNASEEDENMIKQLQRSAVFRNPSMAGATMIDAQSEAMRKAAENEGGAFVGFAGMQMAQQAGGINSKDLLEMGAKQQPAHVQSQNAVWQCACGAQNQGNFCTECGNKRPSSHTWICQCGTENKGKFCHECGAPKPADFKLTCDKCGWQPEDPSFTPKFCPECGDIIDENDRK; this is encoded by the coding sequence ATGGGCTTATTGAAAGCGGGGGTTGGCGCTTTGGCCGGGGTGCTTGCGGATCAATGGAGAGAGTATTTTTATTGCGACTCCATCCCGGCGGACGTAATAATAACAAAAGGAAAAAAACGCGGAGGCAAACGGGGCTTTAATCGAAAAGGAAGCGACAATATCATCAGCAACGGTTCCATCATTGCCATCAACGAAGGGCAAAGCATGATTATTGTCGACCAGGGAAAAATCGTGGAATTCTGCTCTGAACCGGGGGAATACGTATACGATTTTTCAACGGAACCGAGCATTTTTTATGGGGACTTGAACGAATCTGTCCAGGCAAGTTTCGAATCCCTCGGAAAGCGTTTCAGTTTCGGCGGCGAACCTGGAAAAGATCAGCGGATTTATTTCTTTAATATGAAAGAAATCACAGGAAATAAATATGGAACGCCTACACCGATTCCTTTCCGCATCATCGACCGGAACATCGGGCTGGATATCGACATCTCCATTCGTTGCCATGGAGAATATTCCTATAAAATTGTGGACCCGATTCTTTTTTATACGAACGTTTCCGGAAATGTGCAAGAAGAATATAAACGGGCTGAAATCGATGGCCAGCTGCGGTCGGAATTGTTGACGGCATTGCAACCGGCCTTTGCAAAAATTTCGGCGATGGGCGTACGCTACAGCGAACTTCCCCAACACACGATGGAGATCGCCCAAGCACTGAATGAAGTGTTATCGGATAAATGGAGAAAGCAAAGGGGCATCGAAATCGTTTCATTCGGCATCAATGCGGTCAATGCTTCGGAAGAAGATGAAAACATGATCAAACAACTGCAAAGAAGCGCCGTGTTCCGCAATCCATCCATGGCTGGTGCGACGATGATTGATGCCCAAAGTGAAGCGATGAGAAAAGCGGCGGAAAATGAGGGTGGAGCTTTCGTCGGATTTGCCGGCATGCAAATGGCACAACAGGCAGGGGGAATAAACTCGAAAGATTTATTGGAAATGGGGGCAAAACAACAACCTGCTCATGTCCAGTCACAAAACGCGGTTTGGCAATGTGCTTGCGGGGCTCAAAATCAAGGAAATTTCTGCACGGAATGCGGGAACAAGCGGCCGTCTTCCCACACTTGGATTTGCCAATGTGGCACGGAAAACAAAGGCAAGTTCTGCCATGAATGCGGTGCACCGAAGCCGGCTGATTTCAAGCTGACATGCGACAAATGCGGCTGGCAACCGGAAGACCCGTCCTTCACGCCAAAGTTCTGCCCGGAATGTGGAGATATCATTGATGAGAATGATCGCAAATAA
- a CDS encoding acyl-CoA dehydrogenase family protein — translation MVQTTDFVKGGSFLIEDVDLEKVFTPEDFSDEHLMIAKTTEEYVENEVLPVFDKLENHEFEYSVELMKKAGELGLLSADIPEEYGGLGLDKITSALIGEKMSRAGGFSLTHGAHVGIGSLPIVLFGNEEQKKKYLPKLATGEWIAAYALTEPGSGSDALGAKTTAKLNEAGTHYILNGEKQWITNSGFADVFVVYAKVDGEHFTAFIVERSFPGVSVGPEEKKMGIKSSSTRTLILEDVPVPVENVLFEIGRGHVVAFNILNIGRYKLGIGTVGASKRALELAIQYTNQRKQFNTPISSFNLTKEKLATMASQLYASESLNYRTVGYFEDRFSKLTEEETKDGKAVAKAVAEYAIECSIAKVFGSETLDYIADEAVQLHGGYGFMSEYEVERIYRDSRINRIFEGTNEINRLIVPGTFMKKALKGELPLLQVAQNLQEEMLMLMPEEVGDEPLAQERYLVKNAKKIGILAAGVAAQRFGTKLEQEQEVLVNIANIANLVYAMESTVLRTAKAIEKSGLEKAKQKLLYTQIFCQEAFAEIEKEAKEIIIASVEGDNARITLSALRKLTRHNPYNLILKKREAADRLIAAEKYIV, via the coding sequence ATGGTTCAAACAACGGATTTTGTAAAAGGCGGAAGCTTCTTAATTGAAGATGTGGATTTAGAGAAAGTGTTCACACCGGAAGATTTTTCGGATGAACATTTAATGATCGCCAAAACGACTGAAGAATACGTAGAAAATGAAGTATTGCCGGTATTTGATAAATTGGAGAACCATGAATTTGAATATTCGGTTGAATTAATGAAAAAAGCAGGGGAACTGGGACTCCTTTCCGCAGACATCCCGGAAGAATATGGCGGCCTTGGCTTGGATAAAATCACTTCCGCGCTGATCGGTGAAAAAATGTCCCGCGCCGGCGGTTTCAGCTTGACGCACGGTGCCCATGTAGGAATCGGTTCATTGCCAATCGTTTTATTCGGAAATGAAGAGCAAAAGAAAAAATATTTGCCAAAACTTGCGACAGGCGAATGGATTGCCGCTTATGCGCTGACTGAGCCAGGTTCCGGTTCCGATGCGTTAGGGGCAAAAACAACTGCAAAATTGAACGAAGCAGGAACCCACTATATTCTGAATGGTGAAAAACAATGGATTACAAACTCCGGCTTTGCTGATGTATTCGTTGTATATGCGAAAGTGGACGGTGAACATTTCACTGCATTCATCGTTGAACGCTCATTCCCTGGAGTATCTGTTGGTCCGGAAGAAAAGAAAATGGGGATCAAATCTTCATCCACCCGCACATTGATTTTGGAAGATGTGCCAGTTCCGGTGGAAAATGTATTATTTGAAATTGGCCGAGGCCATGTCGTAGCGTTCAATATTTTGAATATCGGCCGCTATAAGTTGGGGATTGGTACGGTTGGAGCTTCCAAAAGAGCGTTGGAGCTTGCCATCCAATATACAAATCAACGGAAGCAGTTCAATACCCCAATTTCAAGCTTCAACTTGACGAAAGAAAAACTTGCGACTATGGCATCCCAGCTTTATGCTTCCGAGTCGCTCAACTACCGTACAGTCGGCTATTTCGAAGATCGTTTCAGCAAGCTTACAGAAGAGGAAACAAAAGACGGTAAAGCGGTGGCAAAAGCCGTTGCGGAATATGCGATTGAATGCTCCATCGCGAAAGTGTTCGGTTCTGAAACATTGGATTACATTGCGGATGAAGCGGTTCAATTGCATGGCGGATATGGTTTCATGTCTGAATATGAAGTGGAACGCATTTACCGCGACTCCCGCATCAACCGTATTTTCGAAGGGACGAATGAAATCAACCGCTTGATTGTGCCAGGCACATTCATGAAGAAGGCACTCAAAGGGGAACTTCCTTTATTGCAAGTGGCTCAAAACTTGCAAGAAGAGATGCTCATGCTCATGCCGGAAGAAGTGGGCGATGAACCATTGGCGCAAGAAAGATATCTTGTGAAAAATGCGAAGAAAATCGGAATCCTCGCTGCCGGTGTAGCCGCACAACGTTTCGGCACAAAACTTGAGCAAGAGCAGGAAGTGCTTGTGAACATTGCCAATATCGCCAACCTGGTATATGCAATGGAATCCACAGTGTTGCGTACAGCAAAAGCCATTGAGAAAAGCGGACTTGAAAAAGCGAAACAAAAATTATTGTATACACAAATTTTCTGCCAAGAAGCCTTTGCGGAAATTGAAAAAGAAGCAAAAGAAATCATCATCGCTTCCGTTGAAGGTGACAATGCGCGCATCACGCTTTCCGCTTTACGCAAGTTGACTCGTCACAACCCTTACAACTTGATCTTGAAAAAACGTGAAGCTGCTGATCGCCTCATCGCAGCGGAAAAATATATCGTTTAA
- a CDS encoding acetyl-CoA C-acetyltransferase: protein MREAVIVSGARTPIGKAKKGSLAQMRPDDFGAIVVKEAIKRAGYEGEIDDLILGCAMPEAEQGMNVARNIGALAGLPDTTPAITINRFCSSGLQSIAYAAERIMLGHAKAIVAGGVESMSMVPMMGNVIRPNPKLAEEAPQYYMSMGHTAEEVAKRYGVSREDQDEFAVRSHELAYKAIQEGKFNDEIVPIDVVQHYVDENNTLKEKRFTFSMDEGVRPGTTKEVLAKLRPAFSVNGTVTAGNASQTSDGAAAVLVMDREEAEKQGLKPMAKFLSFAVGGVPPEVMGIGPIEAVPKALKLAGLKLEDIDLWELNEAFASQSIQVIRHLGLDLNKVNVNGGAIALGHPLGATGAVLTLKLIHELRRQGKKYGVVTMCIGGGMGAAGVFEVLY from the coding sequence ATGCGCGAAGCAGTAATCGTGTCAGGTGCGAGAACGCCAATCGGAAAAGCGAAAAAGGGATCGCTTGCCCAAATGCGACCTGATGATTTTGGCGCAATCGTTGTAAAAGAAGCAATTAAACGTGCAGGATATGAAGGAGAAATAGATGATTTAATTTTAGGTTGTGCCATGCCTGAAGCGGAGCAAGGCATGAATGTGGCAAGAAATATCGGGGCATTGGCGGGGCTTCCGGATACAACGCCGGCCATTACCATCAACCGTTTCTGTTCATCCGGACTACAATCCATTGCGTATGCGGCTGAACGAATCATGCTCGGCCACGCCAAGGCGATTGTGGCAGGCGGTGTGGAGTCCATGAGCATGGTGCCGATGATGGGGAACGTGATCCGGCCGAATCCGAAACTCGCTGAAGAGGCGCCACAATATTACATGAGCATGGGACATACGGCGGAAGAAGTGGCAAAACGCTATGGTGTGAGCCGTGAAGATCAGGATGAATTTGCAGTCCGTTCCCACGAATTGGCTTATAAAGCGATTCAGGAAGGTAAGTTCAACGATGAAATTGTCCCGATCGATGTGGTACAGCATTATGTGGACGAAAATAACACGTTGAAAGAAAAACGCTTCACGTTCTCGATGGATGAAGGGGTTCGCCCAGGAACGACGAAAGAAGTGTTGGCGAAATTGCGTCCAGCCTTCAGTGTAAATGGAACTGTGACTGCCGGCAATGCTTCCCAAACATCTGACGGGGCTGCAGCAGTTCTTGTGATGGACCGGGAAGAAGCCGAAAAACAAGGATTAAAACCAATGGCAAAATTCTTGAGTTTTGCGGTCGGGGGCGTTCCACCTGAAGTAATGGGGATCGGCCCAATTGAAGCGGTACCGAAAGCTTTGAAACTTGCGGGATTAAAACTGGAAGATATCGACTTATGGGAGCTCAATGAAGCATTTGCTTCCCAATCGATTCAGGTGATTCGCCACCTCGGTTTAGACCTGAATAAAGTGAATGTCAACGGCGGCGCGATTGCACTGGGACATCCGCTTGGCGCCACAGGAGCCGTTTTGACGTTGAAATTGATTCATGAATTAAGAAGACAAGGCAAGAAATATGGCGTTGTCACAATGTGTATCGGTGGCGGTATGGGAGCTGCCGGCGTATTTGAAGTATTATATTGA
- a CDS encoding 3-hydroxyacyl-CoA dehydrogenase NAD-binding domain-containing protein, translating to MTYKIEKVAVIGSGVMGSGIAAHLVNIGIPTYMLDIVPKELTKEEESKGLTLEHPAVRNRIVNNAVQKLLKQKPAPLTSPKNLALLTVGNLEDDLDKLKEVDWIIEVVVENLEVKRNLFEKIEQVRKPGTIVSSNTSGISVNKMVEGRSEEFKNHFLGTHFFNPPRYLKLLEIIPTEHTSPEVLSFMKTFAEDVLGKGVVIGKDTPNFVANRIGTYGLHITLHEMLKRGYSVGEVDSVTGPLIGRPKSATFRTLDVVGLDTFIHVAKTVYDQTTGEEQKVFEVPEIIHKLVERGALGAKSGQGFYVKKGKEIYEIDPNTLEYVPQKKLQAPSIELAKQTKGLDNRLKTLVYANDRAGELLWNIFAPTLIYSAELNGIIADNIVEIDNAMKWGFGWSQGPFEMWDAIGVEKSVKRMEEEGRTIPSFVKKLLEKGYESFYKEIDGQLAFFNGEEYEVIPVNEKAIDLKRYKKKHGVLKSNSGASLIDIGDGILLLEFHSKSNAIGLDIIQMINYAIDEVEANYKGLVIGNQGKNFCVGANLGMILMEAQDDNIFELDYVVRAFQKTMRRIKYSKKPVVAAPFGMTLGGGAEVCLPAARIQASMETYMGLVEVGVGLIPGGGGNLALYEKTLENLPNGVEIDLQAVANKVFETIAMAKVSTSAEEARENNFLNKQDGISVNPDHLIYDAKQVALQLYESGYKPPVKKKIKVAGAPGYATLLLAAQNLHTGGYISDHDLKIAKKLAFVIAGGLVPYGTEVPEEYLLNLERQAFLELVADQKSQQRMQHMLVTGKPLRN from the coding sequence GTGACGTACAAGATTGAAAAAGTAGCAGTTATTGGATCCGGCGTCATGGGGTCCGGCATTGCAGCACATTTAGTAAATATCGGCATACCAACATATATGTTAGATATTGTCCCAAAAGAACTGACAAAAGAAGAGGAATCAAAAGGATTAACGCTTGAGCATCCGGCAGTGAGAAACCGCATTGTGAACAATGCAGTGCAAAAATTATTGAAACAAAAACCGGCACCGCTTACATCTCCTAAAAATTTGGCTTTATTGACTGTCGGGAACTTGGAAGATGATTTGGACAAGTTAAAAGAAGTGGATTGGATTATTGAAGTCGTTGTTGAAAATCTAGAAGTGAAAAGAAATCTATTTGAAAAAATCGAGCAGGTCAGAAAACCCGGAACCATCGTCAGCTCCAATACTTCCGGAATCAGCGTAAATAAAATGGTGGAAGGGCGTTCGGAAGAATTTAAGAACCATTTCTTAGGAACACACTTCTTCAACCCGCCACGCTATTTGAAATTGCTAGAAATCATTCCGACAGAACATACATCGCCGGAAGTGTTGTCTTTCATGAAAACCTTTGCGGAAGATGTTCTTGGCAAAGGTGTCGTAATCGGCAAAGATACGCCTAACTTTGTTGCCAACCGCATCGGAACATACGGGTTGCACATTACGCTCCATGAAATGTTGAAACGCGGCTATTCAGTGGGTGAGGTGGACTCTGTAACAGGTCCGCTGATTGGAAGACCGAAATCCGCCACATTCCGCACGCTAGATGTGGTCGGATTGGATACATTCATTCACGTGGCAAAAACGGTGTATGACCAAACAACCGGCGAAGAGCAAAAGGTGTTCGAAGTCCCTGAAATCATTCATAAATTGGTGGAAAGAGGGGCGCTCGGTGCAAAATCAGGTCAGGGCTTCTATGTGAAGAAAGGCAAAGAGATTTACGAAATTGATCCAAATACCCTTGAATATGTGCCGCAAAAGAAATTGCAAGCTCCTTCCATTGAACTGGCGAAACAAACAAAAGGCTTGGATAACCGCTTAAAAACATTGGTATATGCAAATGACCGCGCAGGAGAACTGTTATGGAACATCTTTGCGCCAACATTGATTTACTCTGCGGAACTGAACGGCATCATCGCGGACAATATTGTGGAAATCGATAACGCGATGAAATGGGGATTCGGTTGGAGCCAAGGACCGTTCGAAATGTGGGATGCAATCGGCGTGGAAAAATCCGTGAAGCGGATGGAAGAAGAAGGCCGTACGATTCCTTCCTTCGTGAAAAAGCTGTTGGAAAAAGGCTATGAATCTTTCTATAAAGAAATAGACGGTCAATTGGCATTCTTCAACGGCGAAGAATATGAAGTGATTCCGGTCAATGAAAAAGCGATCGACTTAAAACGTTACAAGAAAAAACACGGTGTCCTTAAATCCAATTCCGGTGCCAGCTTGATCGATATCGGTGACGGCATTTTGCTTCTTGAGTTCCATTCAAAATCCAATGCGATTGGACTCGATATCATTCAAATGATCAACTATGCGATTGATGAAGTGGAAGCGAATTACAAAGGGCTTGTCATCGGAAACCAAGGCAAGAACTTCTGCGTAGGGGCAAACCTTGGCATGATTTTAATGGAAGCCCAAGACGACAACATTTTTGAATTGGATTATGTGGTACGAGCATTCCAAAAAACGATGCGCCGCATTAAATATTCGAAAAAACCGGTTGTGGCGGCTCCATTCGGCATGACGCTCGGCGGAGGAGCGGAAGTGTGCTTGCCGGCAGCGCGCATCCAAGCTTCCATGGAAACATACATGGGACTTGTGGAAGTCGGCGTTGGACTCATTCCTGGAGGCGGAGGAAACTTGGCGCTTTATGAAAAAACGCTGGAAAATCTTCCGAATGGTGTGGAAATTGATTTACAAGCCGTTGCCAATAAAGTGTTTGAAACAATTGCGATGGCCAAAGTATCCACTTCCGCGGAAGAAGCCCGTGAAAACAATTTCTTAAACAAACAGGATGGCATTTCCGTAAATCCGGATCACTTGATTTACGATGCAAAACAAGTGGCGCTTCAATTATACGAATCCGGCTACAAACCGCCGGTGAAAAAGAAAATCAAAGTGGCAGGTGCACCTGGTTATGCAACGTTGCTACTTGCGGCACAAAACTTGCACACAGGCGGCTACATTTCCGATCACGATCTGAAAATTGCAAAGAAACTTGCATTTGTGATTGCTGGCGGCCTTGTGCCATACGGAACAGAGGTGCCTGAAGAATACTTGTTGAACTTGGAACGTCAAGCATTCCTGGAGCTCGTTGCCGATCAAAAATCACAACAACGGATGCAGCATATGCTCGTGACTGGAAAACCGTTGCGTAACTAA
- a CDS encoding thioredoxin family protein: MCKLLGEEAKMVKEITSVEQFNEIIGKDQPVIVKFYATWCPDCTRMNMFIDPIIEKYSQYEWYEINRDHFPELAEKYQVLGIPSLLIYKNGEKLAHLHSANAKTPEDVTQFLDAQTV; encoded by the coding sequence ATGTGTAAACTACTAGGTGAGGAGGCGAAAATGGTGAAAGAAATTACGTCTGTAGAACAATTTAATGAAATTATTGGTAAAGATCAACCAGTCATCGTAAAATTTTATGCTACTTGGTGCCCTGATTGCACACGCATGAACATGTTCATCGATCCAATTATTGAGAAGTACAGCCAATATGAATGGTATGAAATCAACCGCGATCATTTCCCGGAACTGGCTGAGAAATATCAAGTATTGGGAATTCCAAGTTTACTGATTTATAAAAACGGGGAAAAACTTGCCCACCTTCACAGTGCAAACGCCAAAACTCCGGAAGATGTAACGCAATTTTTGGATGCGCAAACCGTTTAA
- a CDS encoding nitronate monooxygenase, which yields MFSNLKYPIIQAPMAGGIATVDLALAVSKNGGLGFLAAGYKTPEAIEEEIYKCKESGLPFGVNLFVPQNDPIDESLYSYKERLEEDFQVPLAIPEPNDDYWTEKLELVKKYKVPYVSFTFGCPSREIIEQLKENGSAAIVTVTNLEEAKMAMGNGADAICLQGADAGGHRATFQNVDEDSNVPLTELIAIIRREIPLPMIAAGGIMNGKDIHLALSAGADAVQLGTAFLCTEESGANPIYKQALKSGEFKETALTRTFSGRLARGLKNEFMVKYESIAPRCYPAVNALTQPIRSKALKDGNPQAMSLWASTRFKEIQQGTVKDVFEKLIRELERCQS from the coding sequence TTGTTCAGCAACTTGAAGTATCCGATCATTCAGGCGCCCATGGCAGGGGGGATTGCAACGGTCGATTTGGCACTCGCCGTTTCAAAGAATGGTGGCCTCGGATTTCTGGCTGCCGGTTATAAAACACCGGAAGCGATCGAAGAAGAAATCTATAAGTGCAAAGAATCCGGATTGCCATTTGGGGTGAACCTATTTGTTCCACAAAATGATCCGATTGATGAATCATTGTATTCGTATAAGGAGCGGCTCGAAGAAGATTTCCAAGTCCCATTGGCCATTCCGGAACCCAATGATGACTATTGGACGGAAAAACTGGAGTTGGTAAAGAAATATAAAGTGCCTTATGTTTCCTTTACATTCGGTTGTCCATCCAGGGAGATCATTGAACAACTCAAGGAAAATGGCAGTGCAGCAATTGTGACGGTGACGAATTTGGAAGAAGCGAAAATGGCTATGGGGAACGGAGCGGATGCCATTTGCCTACAAGGAGCGGATGCTGGAGGTCACCGGGCAACCTTCCAAAATGTGGACGAAGATTCCAATGTGCCATTAACGGAACTAATTGCCATCATTCGAAGGGAAATTCCACTCCCTATGATTGCGGCAGGCGGAATCATGAATGGGAAGGACATTCATCTGGCATTAAGTGCGGGGGCTGATGCCGTGCAACTTGGAACAGCTTTCCTATGTACGGAAGAGAGCGGAGCCAACCCGATTTATAAACAGGCGTTGAAGTCGGGCGAGTTTAAGGAAACGGCTTTAACAAGAACTTTTTCCGGAAGACTTGCGCGGGGATTGAAAAATGAATTTATGGTGAAGTATGAAAGCATTGCACCCCGCTGTTATCCCGCCGTCAATGCATTGACTCAGCCGATTCGCTCAAAAGCATTGAAAGATGGAAATCCTCAAGCCATGTCACTTTGGGCAAGCACGCGTTTTAAAGAGATTCAACAAGGCACGGTGAAGGATGTATTCGAAAAACTCATCAGGGAGCTGGAGCGGTGTCAATCGTGA
- a CDS encoding IS4 family transposase: MKTKSTFLGAIEITRKLLNDVMFMLESRTKETYFTRKEKKLNFKNTILFSLNFVKKSLQIELDDFFDKFNLSEISISKQGYSAARKKISPLAFVKLTKAIVNWYYEENSFKTYRGFRLCAIDGSVLQIPDTEELRNYFGYGKNHKTSYARASASCIYDLENGIIITSRINPYKVAERDSAKDMIEELVQIGLKNDLFLFDRGYPSRDFIAYLDALGIKYVMRCQKNTIKEIVEAKDADQNIHIIHRKQVITARVVRFPLDSGTEEILVTNLTEEEFDISEFKSLYFKRWGIETEYNDVKNKIEIENFTGSSKIAIEQDFYASIYLSNMVSLLRNDANETINEESKKKRRKHDYQVNTNILIGKLKDRMVHLLLEDCPIKRERMFTKIMKVIIRNKTPIRFGRSYPRRNGLSSTKYPLNQKRCL; this comes from the coding sequence TTGAAAACAAAAAGTACTTTTTTAGGGGCAATTGAGATTACTCGAAAGTTGCTGAATGATGTGATGTTTATGCTTGAATCTCGGACAAAAGAAACGTATTTTACACGAAAAGAAAAGAAGTTAAATTTTAAAAATACTATTCTATTTAGCTTAAACTTTGTTAAAAAGAGCCTCCAAATTGAACTTGACGACTTTTTCGACAAATTTAATTTATCAGAAATTAGTATTTCCAAACAAGGCTATTCAGCCGCACGAAAAAAGATTTCTCCTCTCGCTTTTGTAAAACTTACAAAAGCGATTGTGAATTGGTATTATGAAGAAAATTCCTTTAAAACTTATCGTGGATTTAGACTTTGCGCAATCGATGGAAGTGTGCTCCAAATTCCTGATACTGAGGAGCTTCGAAATTATTTTGGGTATGGAAAAAATCATAAGACAAGTTATGCAAGAGCTAGTGCCTCTTGTATTTACGATCTTGAGAATGGAATCATTATTACTTCTAGAATCAATCCATATAAGGTAGCTGAGCGAGATAGTGCAAAGGATATGATTGAAGAACTCGTACAAATTGGATTAAAAAATGATCTTTTTTTATTTGATCGAGGGTATCCATCGAGAGATTTTATTGCCTATTTAGATGCCCTTGGTATCAAATATGTGATGCGATGTCAAAAAAATACGATAAAGGAAATTGTCGAAGCGAAAGATGCTGATCAAAACATTCATATAATACATAGGAAACAAGTGATTACTGCTCGTGTAGTTAGATTCCCACTGGATTCTGGCACGGAAGAAATACTTGTCACAAATTTAACCGAGGAAGAGTTTGATATCTCTGAGTTTAAATCTCTTTATTTTAAACGCTGGGGAATTGAAACAGAATATAATGATGTGAAAAATAAAATCGAAATAGAAAATTTCACGGGTAGTTCGAAAATCGCAATTGAACAAGATTTCTATGCATCAATATATTTATCGAATATGGTCAGTTTATTGAGAAATGATGCCAATGAAACAATTAATGAGGAGAGTAAGAAAAAAAGACGAAAACATGATTATCAAGTAAACACAAATATCTTAATAGGAAAATTAAAAGATAGGATGGTTCACTTATTATTAGAAGATTGTCCAATCAAAAGAGAGAGAATGTTTACAAAAATCATGAAAGTGATTATAAGAAATAAGACACCTATTCGGTTTGGGAGAAGTTACCCACGAAGGAATGGTCTGTCCTCAACAAAGTATCCCCTAAACCAAAAAAGGTGTCTATAA